In Mycoplasma sp. OR1901, the following are encoded in one genomic region:
- a CDS encoding NUDIX hydrolase, whose translation MDIIFEIEKNKKFKLRVGAILIHKNRLLVAYDENNTYYQYLPGGKVGFGESFEECIKREIKEELNLDIKSLKEFCLYQGFFFNQYVKKDYHEVSMYYLIETEVQPWFEQEDVYFYEGERKLVFKWVDINELNKYNVLPKKIVDKIKDGNFNFNLITENNY comes from the coding sequence ATGGATATTATTTTTGAGATCGAGAAAAATAAAAAATTTAAACTTAGAGTAGGTGCTATTTTAATTCATAAAAATAGATTATTAGTAGCTTACGATGAAAATAATACATATTATCAATATTTACCTGGTGGCAAAGTTGGTTTTGGTGAAAGTTTTGAAGAATGTATTAAGCGTGAGATAAAAGAAGAGTTAAATCTTGATATTAAATCTTTAAAAGAATTTTGTTTATATCAAGGATTTTTCTTCAACCAGTATGTAAAAAAAGATTATCATGAAGTTTCGATGTATTATTTAATTGAAACCGAAGTTCAACCTTGATTCGAACAAGAAGATGTTTATTTTTATGAAGGTGAACGTAAACTTGTTTTTAAATGAGTAGATATTAATGAATTAAACAAATACAATGTATTACCTAAAAAAATTGTTGATAAAATTAAAGATGGTAATTTTAATTTCAACTTAATAACTGAAAATAATTATTAA
- a CDS encoding M42 family metallopeptidase, with protein sequence MDKKYVNLAQRLKKYMSIEAISRFEEPVVDELKANIKKGAFEIQRDKMGSVIFFKKSKKENAPKVMLAAHMDEVGYMVRTIKDNGNLMVTPIGGVWANTAIGTRAVVISSETNQRFEGVFGHTSIHIQTPEMYKSAVKNDDLFVDLGFKSKEEVENAKINIGDKIFMTGEYVELANDLVGGKAMDNRAGVTVLEFIANNIADLELDADVYLVGTVQEEVGTRGAKTSVSIINPDVAFAVDTGASHDTTGAKEGTPVLGKGVSILVKDSGTLPDPKLINYLDEISKEKEIPTYKYVAGGGGTDAAELQYAPGGAAVMTISIPQRYLHSPIGVASLLDIQATIDLMTEFIKSYSKETHEEKLAYK encoded by the coding sequence ATGGATAAAAAATATGTAAATTTAGCTCAAAGACTTAAAAAATATATGTCAATTGAAGCAATTTCAAGATTCGAAGAACCAGTCGTTGATGAATTAAAAGCAAACATTAAAAAGGGTGCTTTTGAAATTCAAAGAGATAAAATGGGTTCAGTAATTTTCTTTAAAAAATCTAAAAAAGAAAATGCACCAAAAGTTATGTTAGCAGCTCACATGGATGAAGTTGGTTACATGGTTAGAACAATTAAAGATAATGGTAATTTAATGGTTACACCAATTGGTGGTGTATGAGCAAATACAGCTATTGGTACAAGAGCAGTTGTAATTTCATCAGAAACAAATCAAAGATTTGAAGGTGTTTTTGGACACACAAGTATCCACATTCAAACACCTGAAATGTATAAATCAGCAGTTAAAAATGATGATTTATTCGTTGATTTAGGTTTTAAATCTAAAGAAGAAGTAGAAAATGCAAAAATTAACATCGGTGATAAAATTTTCATGACAGGTGAATATGTTGAATTAGCTAACGATTTAGTTGGTGGTAAAGCAATGGACAACAGAGCAGGTGTTACTGTATTGGAATTTATCGCAAATAATATTGCTGATTTAGAATTAGATGCTGACGTTTACTTAGTCGGAACTGTTCAAGAAGAAGTTGGAACTCGTGGTGCAAAAACATCAGTTTCAATAATTAACCCTGATGTTGCTTTTGCGGTTGATACAGGTGCTTCACACGATACAACAGGAGCAAAAGAAGGTACACCAGTTTTAGGTAAAGGTGTAAGTATTTTAGTTAAAGATTCAGGTACATTACCAGATCCAAAATTAATTAATTACTTAGATGAAATTTCAAAAGAAAAAGAAATTCCTACATACAAATATGTTGCAGGAGGAGGTGGTACTGACGCTGCAGAATTACAATACGCACCAGGTGGAGCAGCTGTTATGACTATTTCTATTCCTCAAAGATATTTACACAGCCCAATCGGTGTTGCGTCATTACTTGATATTCAAGCAACAATTGATTTAATGACAGAATTTATTAAGTCATATTCAAAAGAAACACACGAAGAAAAATTAGCATATAAATAA
- a CDS encoding ribosome assembly cofactor RimP, protein MDYKQILATEFGDVILESKMIQNDFGPTLEVVVNHTDLKEVEALSRKVSLFLESQKWFTDNHYLEVLSKGFDTNIDINQLDKFINKDVTLKLKKSYHGQDIFVVKILEDNNDSFIGSWNKKGQFKKIVFDKKDILNAELYIKF, encoded by the coding sequence ATGGATTATAAACAAATTTTAGCAACAGAGTTTGGAGATGTTATTTTAGAATCAAAAATGATTCAAAATGATTTTGGGCCAACTTTAGAGGTTGTGGTAAATCACACAGATCTTAAAGAAGTGGAAGCACTTTCTAGAAAAGTTTCATTATTTTTAGAATCACAAAAGTGATTTACAGATAACCACTATTTAGAGGTTTTATCTAAAGGTTTTGATACCAATATAGATATCAACCAATTAGATAAATTTATAAATAAAGATGTAACTTTAAAACTTAAAAAATCATACCATGGACAAGATATTTTTGTTGTAAAAATACTTGAAGATAATAATGATAGTTTTATAGGTTCATGAAACAAAAAAGGACAATTTAAGAAAATTGTTTTTGATAAAAAAGATATTTTAAACGCTGAACTATATATTAAATTTTAA
- a CDS encoding thymidylate synthase: MKQYLELLNLVKEQGLNKEDRTNTGTISYFGVQTRYDLKNGFPLITTKKMAWKAIVIELLWFLKGETNIKYLVDNNVNIWNEWPYEDFKKSPDFKGETLKEFIQKIKDDENFAMKHGNLGPVYGKQWRNFLGVDQIKNLINDIKKNPYSRRHIVSAWNPLEVKEMALPPCHTLFQFYVNKNDELSLQLYQRSGDLFLGVPFNIASYSLLLSMVAHVTNLKVGEFVNTIGDAHIYSNHIEQVNEQLSRTPLKLPKLVLNKSIDDIFDFTFEDIKLENYEHLDPIKAKVAV, translated from the coding sequence ATGAAACAATATTTAGAACTTTTAAATCTTGTTAAGGAACAAGGTTTAAATAAAGAAGATCGTACAAATACAGGTACAATAAGTTATTTTGGAGTTCAAACAAGATATGATTTAAAGAATGGATTTCCGCTAATAACTACAAAGAAAATGGCTTGAAAAGCAATAGTTATAGAGCTATTATGATTTTTAAAAGGTGAAACTAATATTAAGTATTTAGTAGATAATAACGTTAATATTTGAAACGAATGACCATATGAAGACTTTAAAAAATCACCTGATTTTAAAGGTGAAACTTTAAAAGAGTTTATTCAAAAAATAAAAGATGATGAAAATTTTGCAATGAAACATGGAAATTTAGGGCCAGTTTATGGTAAACAATGAAGAAACTTTTTAGGAGTTGACCAAATTAAAAACCTAATAAATGATATTAAGAAAAATCCATATTCTAGAAGACATATAGTGAGTGCTTGAAACCCTCTAGAAGTTAAAGAAATGGCATTGCCCCCATGTCATACATTATTTCAATTTTATGTTAATAAAAATGACGAATTATCATTACAGTTATATCAAAGAAGTGGTGATTTATTTTTAGGAGTGCCTTTTAATATAGCATCTTATTCATTATTATTAAGTATGGTAGCTCATGTTACAAATTTAAAAGTTGGTGAATTTGTGAACACAATTGGAGATGCACACATTTACTCAAACCACATCGAACAAGTAAATGAACAATTAAGTAGAACACCTTTAAAATTGCCTAAATTAGTTTTAAATAAATCAATTGATGATATTTTTGATTTTACTTTTGAAGATATAAAATTAGAAAATTATGAACATTTAGACCCTATAAAAGCAAAGGTGGCAGTTTAA
- a CDS encoding YlxR family protein — translation MKNKINRNFTRKCIATNQIIDVENLIRFNYVKTENKVTLDLKRESNGRGAYFIPSEENWNKIKKTKALNRVFKSNISNDNYLEIEQQLKEVFLWLKKHTE, via the coding sequence ATGAAGAATAAGATTAATCGTAATTTCACAAGAAAATGTATTGCAACAAATCAAATAATTGATGTTGAAAATTTAATTAGGTTTAATTACGTAAAAACAGAAAACAAAGTAACTTTAGATTTAAAAAGAGAATCAAATGGGCGTGGAGCGTATTTTATACCATCAGAAGAAAACTGAAACAAAATCAAAAAAACAAAAGCTTTAAATAGAGTTTTTAAAAGTAATATTTCAAATGATAATTATTTAGAAATAGAGCAACAATTAAAGGAGGTCTTTTTATGGCTAAAAAAACACACAGAATAA
- a CDS encoding ABC transporter ATP-binding protein — protein MVKMFKILPRKIKFEMFFSFILIFLNVVIMMFVPVLISQILPLLIGKSEVYSVIVFKQSIYTSTDYKSTLTFLISTIISLILASTFITLVSTYTLVWAGEKASNFYRDSLYKKFQTLSLKDISDITIASLITRINDDVAMFWDFLVGAVSILIKAPMFVIIGLVFAFTTDLELTWSILAVIPILVIFTFFIFFKVVPIIKTGRKRLDNLTNAVSENILGAKLIRDYNLQDQQLNKFKNTNNDLLVNSRKVMKFFTLGQPFFFFVVNFVIFLIFLTAFFILKNNPDTNIKQLIAKINTFIEFEFMIALGLTMFSQFFGSFFRAKVSSNRVMQILNYESEKIKVVDGIRLEDKPNYSLEFKDVSFKYFEESKGWDLKNVSFKLEEGQTLGIIGPTGSGKSTIANLIVNNMSYSNGNILIDNKELKEINTNDLKRNVGIVYQNALLFSGTIESNIRFSKSDATKEEIDYALEFSCSKDFVNSFEKQLQHEVSQQGKNLSGGQKQRLSIARTLLIKPKILILDDSTSALDNLTTKTLINNISKKNSSTNVVISQKISSIKNADKIIVLNNGEIVAEGTHHYLLENCQWYKEISENQLEQ, from the coding sequence ATGGTCAAAATGTTTAAAATTCTACCTAGAAAAATAAAGTTTGAGATGTTTTTTTCTTTCATTTTAATTTTCTTAAACGTAGTTATAATGATGTTTGTTCCTGTTTTAATATCACAAATATTACCATTATTAATTGGTAAGTCAGAAGTTTATAGTGTTATCGTTTTTAAACAGTCAATTTATACATCTACCGACTATAAATCAACGTTAACATTTTTAATTTCTACAATTATATCGTTGATACTTGCTTCAACTTTTATTACTTTAGTTTCTACCTATACTTTAGTTTGAGCAGGTGAAAAAGCCTCTAATTTTTATAGGGATTCTTTATATAAAAAGTTTCAAACTTTAAGTCTTAAAGATATTTCAGACATAACAATCGCGAGTTTAATAACTAGAATTAACGATGATGTCGCAATGTTTTGAGACTTTTTAGTAGGAGCTGTAAGCATTTTAATTAAAGCTCCAATGTTTGTTATTATTGGTTTAGTATTTGCCTTTACAACTGATTTAGAGCTTACATGATCTATTTTAGCCGTGATTCCTATATTAGTTATATTTACATTTTTTATATTTTTCAAAGTTGTTCCTATCATAAAAACAGGTAGAAAAAGGTTAGATAATTTAACCAATGCTGTTAGTGAAAATATACTAGGAGCTAAATTAATTCGTGATTATAATTTACAAGATCAACAATTAAATAAATTTAAAAATACAAATAATGATTTATTAGTTAATTCAAGAAAAGTTATGAAGTTTTTCACTTTAGGGCAACCGTTTTTCTTTTTTGTGGTTAACTTTGTTATTTTTCTAATTTTCCTTACTGCATTTTTTATTTTAAAAAATAATCCTGACACTAATATAAAACAGTTAATTGCCAAAATTAATACTTTTATTGAATTTGAGTTTATGATTGCGTTAGGTTTAACTATGTTTAGTCAATTCTTTGGTTCATTCTTTAGAGCTAAAGTATCTTCAAATAGAGTTATGCAAATACTTAATTATGAGAGCGAAAAGATTAAAGTTGTAGATGGAATTAGATTAGAAGATAAGCCTAATTATTCTTTAGAATTCAAAGATGTGTCATTTAAGTATTTTGAAGAATCAAAAGGCTGAGATTTAAAAAATGTTAGTTTTAAATTAGAAGAAGGACAAACTTTAGGAATTATAGGACCAACTGGTTCCGGAAAAAGTACAATTGCAAATTTAATTGTTAATAATATGTCTTATTCAAATGGAAATATTTTGATCGATAATAAAGAATTAAAAGAAATTAACACTAATGATTTAAAAAGAAATGTAGGTATTGTTTATCAAAATGCGTTATTATTTTCAGGAACTATTGAATCAAATATAAGATTTTCAAAATCTGATGCAACAAAAGAAGAAATTGATTACGCTTTAGAGTTTTCATGTTCTAAAGACTTTGTAAACTCGTTTGAAAAACAATTGCAACATGAAGTTTCTCAACAAGGTAAAAACTTATCTGGTGGTCAAAAACAGAGATTATCTATAGCTAGAACATTACTTATAAAACCAAAAATATTAATTTTAGATGATTCAACTAGTGCATTAGATAATTTAACAACAAAAACATTAATTAATAATATTTCTAAGAAAAACTCTTCAACTAACGTTGTTATTTCACAAAAAATATCATCTATTAAAAATGCTGATAAAATAATTGTTTTAAATAATGGTGAAATAGTTGCAGAAGGCACTCACCATTACTTGCTAGAAAATTGTCAGTGATATAAAGAGATTAGTGAAAACCAATTAGAACAATAG
- a CDS encoding NusA N-terminal domain-containing protein — protein sequence MAKKDTQKEDVKLISEKKSWYEIIESYAEKHHFSFDLVLEIFRNETQKVFERDIDPDAQIIWEPNHEEKTITIFNVAGSVEEEGFEIEFDDNNDWNFDQQRLISMNYEDAKKINPNVKYGDNISIEFNFSALTQRQKTAINNGFKSELKAKEKERIREVFDDKIGKEFDGKIKHALPKGGFLVEILDDENNVYTSHLNKNKATRIKELHPGSYVNVILEKVNYDSTLNVLEVSMIKPNQVENILKETIAEIANGDIIIKKVQRIPGIRTKVAVEANPDKNFDFDIIGSIFGEGAKRIIAASNLLGEKIDIIRYSDNRKDYIINALSPARIIDIAIHKKTGQCFAVVDEDNITIAIGKRGINNDLASKLTENKINIVTVDEAIRRKIPFNQSGYKPAREYDKPLFSHSENKMAHKKSKSNNYFKDIDLKFEEFDKDVSEFLRSTRSNEEKTFANENESIKNSSNTRTPKRTEKTDKSFNFDDVFSELESKLNDGVEFEETNDSYDFVNELGQYYDQDMSDPYANEEDVEFDETNSNESANKETSKNKKKVIEEYKKIKDFTVDTDLVSYGGINLDLDLSEIDDEWDEE from the coding sequence ATGGCAAAAAAAGATACACAAAAAGAAGATGTTAAATTAATTTCAGAGAAAAAAAGCTGATACGAAATAATTGAAAGTTATGCTGAAAAACATCATTTTAGTTTTGATTTAGTTTTAGAGATTTTTAGAAACGAAACTCAAAAAGTTTTCGAAAGAGATATTGATCCTGATGCTCAAATCATTTGAGAACCTAACCACGAAGAAAAAACAATTACTATTTTTAATGTCGCTGGTAGTGTTGAAGAAGAAGGTTTTGAAATCGAATTTGATGATAATAACGATTGAAACTTCGATCAACAAAGATTAATTAGCATGAATTATGAAGATGCTAAAAAAATAAACCCAAATGTAAAATATGGTGACAATATAAGTATTGAATTTAATTTTAGTGCTTTAACACAAAGACAAAAAACTGCAATCAATAACGGATTTAAATCTGAATTAAAAGCTAAAGAAAAAGAAAGAATTAGAGAAGTTTTTGATGATAAAATCGGAAAAGAATTTGACGGGAAAATTAAACACGCTTTACCAAAAGGTGGATTTTTAGTTGAAATACTTGATGATGAAAATAATGTATATACATCACACTTAAACAAAAATAAAGCAACAAGAATTAAAGAATTACACCCAGGTTCATATGTTAATGTTATTTTAGAAAAAGTTAATTATGATAGTACTTTAAATGTTTTAGAAGTATCAATGATTAAACCTAACCAAGTTGAAAACATTCTAAAAGAAACAATAGCTGAAATCGCTAACGGTGACATTATTATTAAAAAAGTTCAAAGAATACCAGGTATTAGAACTAAAGTAGCTGTTGAAGCTAACCCTGATAAGAATTTTGACTTCGATATCATTGGATCAATCTTTGGTGAAGGTGCAAAAAGAATTATTGCGGCTTCAAATCTTTTAGGTGAAAAAATAGATATTATTAGATATTCTGATAATAGAAAAGATTACATTATAAACGCTCTTTCACCAGCAAGAATAATCGATATTGCAATTCATAAAAAAACAGGTCAATGTTTTGCAGTTGTAGACGAAGATAACATAACAATAGCAATTGGTAAACGTGGTATAAATAATGATTTAGCTTCTAAATTAACTGAAAACAAAATCAACATTGTTACAGTAGATGAAGCAATCAGAAGAAAAATTCCATTTAATCAATCAGGTTACAAACCAGCTAGAGAGTACGATAAACCACTATTTTCACATAGCGAAAATAAAATGGCACATAAAAAATCTAAATCAAACAATTATTTCAAAGACATTGATTTAAAATTTGAAGAATTTGATAAAGATGTTAGTGAATTCTTGAGATCAACAAGATCTAACGAAGAGAAAACATTTGCTAACGAAAATGAATCTATTAAAAATAGTAGCAATACTAGAACACCAAAAAGAACTGAAAAAACTGATAAATCGTTTAATTTTGATGATGTATTTTCAGAATTAGAATCAAAATTAAATGACGGTGTTGAATTTGAAGAAACAAATGATTCATACGATTTTGTTAATGAATTAGGACAATATTACGATCAAGATATGTCTGATCCATATGCAAATGAAGAAGATGTAGAATTCGATGAAACAAATTCAAACGAATCAGCAAACAAAGAAACAAGCAAAAACAAGAAAAAAGTTATTGAAGAATACAAAAAAATTAAGGACTTCACAGTTGATACTGACTTAGTTAGTTATGGTGGTATAAACTTAGATCTTGATTTAAGTGAAATTGATGATGAGTGAGATGAAGAATAA
- a CDS encoding ABC transporter ATP-binding protein, producing the protein MKETKTHKNYYQNLKRLLSFVKKDKKMFYLAMFFSLINAIFYIGGSYLIGYIISTFFEPLGHGKSFSDFETTKFFIILAVLVFSYVVYGIFRYSEQYIYAKISFQASARLRNEIIEKLIHLDISFYDKNKTGDLISNLVIDANNIANSLFQLLSQLISAIFNITIAVVMMFLVSTALSLIIIPITLISFGMVFLLIKRSQPYFMKIQVIFGELNAFVEESLQNTKITNAFNKQEDLFNKLTGITKRIRDTAFKGDFITKSFDTIYTFLSNFLILAITGISAYFYFKGTNVLGVQGFGADANGHATAGLIFTFISINWNFLGPFQALMGAVFGIQVGIASTSRISKLLDEPLPKTDHEIIRIVKISFNDKANDFMECSNEDPFGFFAWKIYDPNLKKYVYKSVKGSVEFKDVYFSYDTTKNNKYQLKGASFKVKQGQNIAIVGPTGAGKTTIINLISKYYNYQKGSITIDGFELKNINRKDLKRIMTIVSQDSFLFNETVLDNLNMSNENVVEKDINDALQMTQSQHFIDSLPKGINTLIENNGQNISQGQKQLLSITRSILSNKNILILDEATSNIDSNTEIIVQKSMLNLMKYKTSFVIAHRLSTIKNADLILVVNNGEIIESGTHKSLLEKEGFYYNMYTSQFSN; encoded by the coding sequence ATGAAAGAAACAAAAACACATAAAAATTATTATCAAAACTTAAAAAGACTTTTATCTTTCGTTAAAAAAGATAAAAAAATGTTTTATTTAGCAATGTTTTTCTCTTTAATTAATGCTATTTTCTATATTGGTGGTAGTTACTTAATTGGTTATATAATTTCTACATTTTTTGAGCCATTAGGTCATGGCAAATCATTTAGCGACTTTGAAACAACTAAATTTTTTATTATATTAGCAGTGTTAGTTTTTTCTTATGTGGTCTACGGAATTTTTAGATATTCAGAACAATATATATATGCCAAAATAAGTTTTCAAGCTTCGGCGAGGCTCAGAAATGAAATAATTGAAAAATTAATTCATTTAGATATTAGTTTTTATGATAAAAACAAAACTGGTGATTTAATTTCGAATTTAGTTATTGATGCAAATAATATTGCTAATTCACTTTTTCAATTACTTTCACAATTAATTAGTGCCATATTTAATATAACAATTGCTGTTGTAATGATGTTCTTAGTTTCGACAGCATTATCATTGATTATAATACCTATAACATTAATTAGTTTTGGTATGGTGTTTTTATTAATTAAAAGATCACAACCATACTTTATGAAAATACAAGTTATTTTCGGTGAATTAAATGCTTTTGTTGAGGAATCATTGCAAAATACAAAAATAACAAATGCATTTAATAAGCAAGAAGACTTATTTAATAAACTAACAGGCATAACAAAAAGGATTCGTGATACCGCATTTAAAGGTGATTTCATTACAAAAAGTTTTGATACCATTTATACATTTTTAAGTAATTTCTTAATTTTAGCAATTACAGGTATATCTGCATACTTTTATTTCAAAGGAACAAACGTTTTAGGAGTACAAGGTTTTGGTGCTGATGCTAATGGTCATGCTACTGCCGGATTAATTTTTACTTTTATTTCAATAAATTGAAACTTTTTAGGACCTTTTCAAGCTTTAATGGGGGCCGTGTTCGGGATACAAGTCGGGATTGCATCCACAAGTAGAATTTCAAAATTATTAGATGAACCATTACCAAAGACTGATCATGAAATAATTAGAATTGTAAAAATTAGTTTTAATGATAAAGCTAATGATTTTATGGAATGTTCTAATGAAGATCCGTTTGGATTCTTTGCTTGAAAAATATATGATCCTAACCTTAAAAAATATGTATACAAATCTGTTAAAGGGAGTGTAGAATTTAAAGATGTTTATTTTAGTTATGACACAACTAAAAATAATAAATACCAATTAAAAGGTGCGTCATTCAAGGTTAAACAAGGTCAAAATATTGCTATAGTAGGTCCTACTGGAGCTGGTAAAACTACAATCATTAATTTAATTAGTAAATATTATAACTATCAAAAAGGAAGCATCACTATCGATGGTTTTGAATTAAAAAACATTAATAGAAAAGATTTAAAAAGAATTATGACAATAGTATCTCAAGATTCCTTTTTATTCAATGAAACAGTTTTAGACAATTTAAATATGTCAAATGAAAACGTTGTCGAAAAAGATATCAACGATGCTTTACAAATGACTCAATCACAACATTTTATTGATTCATTGCCAAAGGGAATTAATACCTTGATCGAAAATAACGGTCAAAATATCTCACAAGGTCAAAAGCAGTTACTTTCAATAACTAGATCAATATTATCTAATAAAAATATATTAATATTAGATGAAGCTACATCTAATATAGATTCAAATACAGAAATAATAGTCCAAAAATCAATGCTTAATTTAATGAAATATAAAACATCATTTGTTATCGCACACCGTTTAAGTACTATTAAGAATGCTGATTTAATTTTAGTTGTTAATAATGGAGAAATAATTGAAAGCGGTACTCATAAGAGCTTGTTAGAAAAAGAAGGTTTTTATTATAATATGTACACTTCTCAATTCTCAAATTAA
- a CDS encoding dihydrofolate reductase, giving the protein MIKLIVAVDKNNLIGNKDKLPWQIKEELNHFKSTTLNHTLLFGRNTFLGLPQVLKNRKIFVLCQNDIPNVDLTIHNTEELEKIFEQYKNSDETLFIAGGKSIYESFYKFADELIISRILGEFDGDVYLDLDLSDYKLIEVIEKGSFNVEKWVKKYRY; this is encoded by the coding sequence ATGATTAAATTAATTGTTGCAGTGGATAAAAATAATTTAATAGGTAATAAAGATAAATTGCCTTGACAGATTAAAGAAGAACTAAATCACTTCAAATCAACAACACTAAACCATACTTTATTATTTGGTAGAAATACTTTTTTAGGCTTGCCGCAAGTACTAAAAAATAGAAAAATATTTGTATTATGTCAAAATGATATACCTAACGTTGATTTAACAATACATAATACCGAAGAATTAGAGAAGATTTTTGAACAATACAAAAATAGTGATGAAACTCTCTTTATTGCGGGTGGTAAAAGCATTTATGAATCATTTTACAAATTTGCCGATGAATTAATAATAAGTAGAATTTTAGGTGAGTTTGATGGTGATGTTTATCTTGATTTAGATTTGTCAGATTATAAGTTAATCGAAGTGATAGAAAAAGGTTCATTTAATGTTGAAAAATGAGTAAAAAAATATAGATACTAA